GCCGCCACTGCGCGAGCGTGCACCATGTCCAGACGGCAGCCGACCTGCGGGAAGAGTGGTTTGCCGCGGCCCAAACGGTGGGCGTCACGGCAGGCACCTCCACGCCGGATGCCTCGATTGACGAGGTCGAGCAATGGCTCAATGAACTGGCCTTGAGGTGCCAACACGAACCAATGGCGCACTCGGCCGGCGAGTTGCAGCACCGACAGGCTGCTTGAGCCCGAACCGCAAGCCTGAGCAAAGAACCAAAGGAGAGAAGACTATGAACGAAACTAAACCCCCTGTCATTGCGGAGGCATCGTCCTTCCTGAAACGCTGGTCCACGACCTTCAAGCTGATCGGCGTGGCGGTGCTCATTTTGCTGCTGCTGGTTCCGCTGAGCATGGTGCGCTCGGTGCTGCGCGAGCGCTTGGGGCGGCGCAACGAGGCGGTGGCGGACATCACCTCGATCTGGGGCCGCGAGCAGAAACTGATCGGACCCGTGCTAATCGTCCCGTATCGTTACAAGGCCAAGTCCTGGAAGGAGCAGGCGGGGGCGGGCGGCAAGGTGGAGAAGGTCGAGGTGGTGGATTTGGTGACGGCCAACGCCTACTTCCTGCCCACCAACCTGGCGGTCACGGGCGAGGTCAAGCCGATGGAACTGCGGCGCGGCATTTACCCGGCGGTGGTTTACACCGGGACGCTGGAGTTCGCGGGCGAGTTTGCGCGGCCCGACTTTGGGCGCCTGCGCAGCAGCAAGGCCGAGGAGGTGTTGTGGGACGAGGCGCTGGTTGCCTTTGCCATCCCGGACCTGCGCGGTGTCAAGGAAACTCTGGTGCTCAAGTGGGGCGAGAAGAACTGTCCCCTGTTGCCGGGCGGCAGGTTGGGCGGGTTCCAGTCCGGCGTGCAATCTGGCGTGTTTGCCACCGTGGGCGATGTGCAGGGCGGCGAGGAGCCGATTCCCTTCCGGCTTGCGCTCTCGCTTAACGGCAGCGGGG
Above is a genomic segment from Candidatus Paceibacterota bacterium containing:
- the creD gene encoding cell envelope integrity protein CreD, coding for MNETKPPVIAEASSFLKRWSTTFKLIGVAVLILLLLVPLSMVRSVLRERLGRRNEAVADITSIWGREQKLIGPVLIVPYRYKAKSWKEQAGAGGKVEKVEVVDLVTANAYFLPTNLAVTGEVKPMELRRGIYPAVVYTGTLEFAGEFARPDFGRLRSSKAEEVLWDEALVAFAIPDLRGVKETLVLKWGEKNCPLLPGGRLGGFQSGVQSGVFATVGDVQGGEEPIPFRLALSLNGSGGLSFAPLGSQTTVKLTSPWPDPSFFGTFLPAERKVTRDGFEATWQVSYYGRNFPQQWTSQTPEPCLTPSGIESSLFGVNFLSGIDAYRNTERAIKYGVLFIVLIFAAFFLFELLAALRIHPFQYAIVGAALCLFYLGLLSLSEFIPFGFAYLASAGATTLLICFHSAKMLKSGGRTFIVAGLLAGIYGFLYIALQLQDYALLLGTGGLFAVLGAVIWFTRNIDWYARDRA